TGGGCGTGAGGCTAGGCAGCCGAGCTGGCAAGGACATGAGCGCGCGCTGTGTGTTCCTGTGCGTCGGCCCGTTACACCGGACGCGGAACAGCCCCCGGCCTGGCGACCGGGGGCTGTTTCACGTGGAACCGAAGCGGAACCGCTGACGCTTACTTCGCGCCGGTGTCCCTCGCCACGGAGTCCTTGGCCTCCGCCTTCTCCTTCACCGACGCGACCGGCTTGCGGAGCTGGATGTTCAGCTCACGCAGTCGGGTCTCGTCCAGCTCGGACGGCGCGCCCATCATCAGGTCCTGGGCGTTGCCGTTGAGCGGGAAGGCGATCGTCTCGCGGATGTTGGGCTCGTCGGCGAGCAGCATCACGATGCGGTCGACGCCCGGGGCGATGCCACCGTGCGGCGGGGCGCCGAGGCGGAACGCGCGCAGCATGCCCGCGAACTCCCGCTCGACGGTCTCGGCCTCGTAGCCGGCGATCTCGAACGCCTTGATCATGACGTCGGGCTCGTGGTTACGGATGGCGCCGGAGGACAGCTCGATGCCGTTGCAGACGATGTCGTACTGCCACGCCAGGATGTCGAGCGGGTCCTTCTCCTCCAGGTCCTTCATGCCGCCCTGGGGCATGGAGAACGGGTTGTGCGAGAAGTCGATCTTGCCGGTGTCCGCGTCCTTCTCGTACATCGGGAAGTCGACGATCCAGCAGAAGCGGAAGACGCCCTCCTCGAAGTGGCCGGAGCGCTTGGCGGCCTCGACGCGGACGACGGACATGATCTTGGAGACCTCGTCGAACTCGCCCGCGCCGAAGAAGACGGCGTGACCCGGGACGAGGGACAGACGCTCGGTGAGGGTCTTGATGTCCGTCTCGGTGAGGAACTTGGCGATCGGGCCGGCCAGCGTGCCGTCCTCGCCGACGCGGACCCAGGCGAGGCCCTTGGCGCCGTGCTCGACCGCGTACGCACCGAGGCCGTCGAAGAACTTCCGGGACTGGCCCGCGGTGTCCGGGACCGGCAGCGCGCGGACGTGCTTGCCGGCGAATGCCTTGAACTCCGAGTCCGCGAAGACGTCGGAGATGTCGACGAGCTCCAGCTGGGCCCGGAGGTCCGGCTTGTCGTTGCCGTACTTCAGCATCGACTCGCGGAACGGGATGCGCGGGAACGGCGAGGTGACGTGGCGGCCGTTGCCGAACTCCTCGAAGAGCTCGGTCATCAGCTTCTCGATCGGCTGGAAGACGTCTTCCTGCTCGACGAACGACATCTCGACGTCGAGCTGGTAGAACTCGCCCGGCGAACGGTCCGCGCGGGCGTCCTCGTCGCGGAAGCACG
The Streptomyces sp. NBC_00234 DNA segment above includes these coding regions:
- the aspS gene encoding aspartate--tRNA ligase, producing the protein MHRYRSHTCGELRASDVGTDVRLSGWLHNRRDLGGILFIDLRDHYGLVQLVARPGTPGNEALSKLTKETVVRIDGKVSARGADNVNPELPTGDIEIEVTEVEVLGEAAPLPFTINAEDGVNEERRLEYRFLDLRRERMHRNIMLRSSVIAAIRSKMVALGFNEMATPILAATSPEGARDFVVPSRLNPGKFYALPQAPQQFKQLLMISGFDRYFQIAPCFRDEDARADRSPGEFYQLDVEMSFVEQEDVFQPIEKLMTELFEEFGNGRHVTSPFPRIPFRESMLKYGNDKPDLRAQLELVDISDVFADSEFKAFAGKHVRALPVPDTAGQSRKFFDGLGAYAVEHGAKGLAWVRVGEDGTLAGPIAKFLTETDIKTLTERLSLVPGHAVFFGAGEFDEVSKIMSVVRVEAAKRSGHFEEGVFRFCWIVDFPMYEKDADTGKIDFSHNPFSMPQGGMKDLEEKDPLDILAWQYDIVCNGIELSSGAIRNHEPDVMIKAFEIAGYEAETVEREFAGMLRAFRLGAPPHGGIAPGVDRIVMLLADEPNIRETIAFPLNGNAQDLMMGAPSELDETRLRELNIQLRKPVASVKEKAEAKDSVARDTGAK